In a genomic window of Bombina bombina isolate aBomBom1 chromosome 8, aBomBom1.pri, whole genome shotgun sequence:
- the LOC128638074 gene encoding 14-3-3 protein theta-like has protein sequence MERTELIQKAKLSEQAECYDDMAASMKAVTEFGEELSNEERNLLSVVYKNVVGARRSAWRVISSIEQKTECSDKKLQMVKEYREKVESELKTICGTVLTLLDKYLIASSTVPESQVF, from the coding sequence ATGGAAAGGACCGAGCTGATCCAGAAGGCCAAATTGTCAGAGCAGGCTGAGTGCTATGATGACATGGCAGCCAGCATGAAGGCTGTTACAGAATTTGGTGAGGAACTGTCAAATGAAGAGAGAAATCTCCTTTCTGTAGTCTATAAGAATGTTGTGGGAGCACGGAGGTCTGCTTGGAGGGTCATCTCTAGTATAGAGCAGAAGACAGAGTGCTCTGACAAGAAGCTGCAGATGGTGAAAGAATATAGGGAGAAAGTGGAATCAGAGCTCAAAACAATCTGTGGAACTGTCTTGACTTTACTTGACAAATACTTAATAGCAAGCTCAACCGTCCCAGAGAGTCAAGTCTTTTAA